In Phycisphaerae bacterium, one genomic interval encodes:
- a CDS encoding glycosyltransferase, which yields MTTHFPQADVSIALLRGAELPYDEAAFMAGLQAALGQDHPAVEVLIVDNRGSTARPDFLPAAPEAARIVHLPGTYANRAALCNAALHAARGEFLLLVYNDQVPVTLKRSALKTMLMAATRAAPVGLVYADYERIEANGQRRDVHLLDWHPGRCRDTTDFGHAVLLRTGVVREVGGFDESYQAADWYDLRLRLTERHPPAHIANRYAGALYSVAAPAQAHNVFAYLLAGKDVQLEMERAFTAHLQRTGAYLAPGAHVQPVHYEPDEAAAHADCIASVVIPVNNRPEFIGRAIESVQAQTERRVEVIVVVNGGDEDPTAAAVCSYMPGGERYNPQAPPVRLIVVDVNNLGLCLNAGIAAARGKYYVQLDSDDRLKPDAVAKLLAVFDSDPTIGMVVGSYEVWTLDATTQQLRRNEEIPVVTHDEWTADNGRNNLLRINGAGAPRAAHIKVIRDVGWFGTNDTPSSRNYGEDYDLVLRISERYTIGRVWEPIYEVIRHAGGTDHAIDQTTIDRNDNAKDAMRLEALHRRRELNHHQGTQTPSRAWTAVR from the coding sequence ATGACCACACACTTTCCCCAAGCTGACGTGAGCATCGCGCTGTTGCGCGGCGCCGAGTTGCCCTACGACGAAGCCGCCTTCATGGCCGGGCTCCAGGCCGCTCTGGGCCAGGACCATCCGGCGGTCGAAGTTCTGATCGTCGACAACCGCGGGTCGACGGCGCGTCCGGACTTTCTGCCCGCGGCGCCGGAAGCGGCGCGGATCGTGCACCTGCCCGGCACCTACGCCAACCGGGCCGCGCTGTGCAACGCAGCCCTGCACGCCGCGCGGGGCGAGTTTCTGCTGCTGGTCTACAACGACCAGGTACCCGTGACGCTCAAGCGCTCCGCGCTGAAGACCATGCTGATGGCGGCGACCCGGGCCGCGCCGGTCGGGCTGGTTTACGCGGACTACGAGCGCATCGAGGCCAACGGCCAGCGCCGCGACGTCCATCTGCTCGATTGGCATCCGGGGCGCTGTCGGGACACGACGGACTTCGGCCACGCCGTGCTCTTGCGCACCGGCGTGGTGCGCGAAGTGGGCGGCTTCGACGAGTCCTACCAGGCGGCGGACTGGTACGACCTGCGGCTACGGCTCACCGAGCGGCACCCGCCGGCGCATATCGCCAATCGTTACGCGGGCGCGCTGTATTCCGTCGCCGCCCCGGCCCAGGCGCACAACGTCTTCGCCTACCTGCTGGCCGGCAAAGACGTCCAGCTCGAGATGGAGCGGGCGTTCACGGCGCATCTGCAGCGCACCGGCGCGTACCTGGCGCCAGGCGCGCACGTGCAGCCGGTCCATTACGAGCCGGACGAGGCCGCGGCCCACGCTGACTGCATCGCGTCGGTCGTGATTCCCGTGAACAACCGGCCGGAATTCATCGGCCGGGCGATCGAGAGCGTGCAGGCCCAGACCGAGCGGCGCGTCGAGGTCATCGTGGTCGTGAACGGCGGCGACGAGGATCCGACCGCGGCGGCGGTGTGCAGCTACATGCCCGGCGGTGAGCGCTACAACCCGCAGGCCCCGCCGGTGCGGCTGATCGTGGTGGACGTGAACAACCTCGGGTTGTGCCTGAACGCGGGCATCGCCGCGGCGCGCGGCAAGTACTATGTGCAGCTGGATTCCGATGACCGCCTGAAGCCGGACGCGGTGGCGAAGCTGCTGGCGGTGTTCGACTCGGATCCGACGATCGGAATGGTGGTCGGCTCGTACGAGGTGTGGACGCTCGACGCGACGACGCAGCAACTGCGCCGCAACGAGGAAATCCCGGTCGTCACGCACGACGAGTGGACCGCGGACAACGGGCGCAACAACCTGCTGCGGATCAACGGGGCCGGCGCGCCGCGCGCGGCGCACATCAAGGTCATCCGCGACGTGGGCTGGTTCGGGACGAACGACACGCCCAGCAGCCGCAACTACGGCGAGGACTACGATCTGGTGCTGCGGATCAGCGAGCGCTACACGATCGGGCGCGTGTGGGAGCCGATCTACGAGGTCATTCGCCACGCCGGCGGCACGGACCACGCGATCGACCAGACGACGATCGACCGCAACGACAACGCGAAGGACGCGATGCGGCTGGAGGCGCTGCACCGCCGCCGCGAATTGAACCACCACCAAGGCACCCAGACACCCAGCCGAGCCTGGACTGCCGTGCGCTGA
- a CDS encoding acyl carrier protein, with protein MADKDVLNRVIAVTARVLGLDPADIKPTDNFVFDLGAESVQSVELVTAFEAEFKIEMDREQALAVQSVDNAAEFIGRHLKK; from the coding sequence ATGGCAGACAAGGACGTACTGAATCGTGTCATCGCCGTCACGGCCCGCGTGCTGGGGCTCGATCCGGCCGACATCAAGCCCACCGACAACTTCGTCTTCGACCTGGGGGCGGAGTCGGTCCAGAGCGTCGAACTGGTGACGGCGTTCGAGGCCGAATTCAAGATCGAGATGGATCGCGAGCAGGCGCTGGCAGTCCAGTCCGTCGACAATGCGGCGGAGTTTATCGGTCGGCACCTGAAGAAATAG